The Rubrobacter radiotolerans DSM 5868 nucleotide sequence ACTGTGCCCTCTGACAGCCGAAATGAAAGGGTTTGTACAAACTTTTGTTTCAAGAGGTACAGGAGCTCTTTAAGGTCCGAGAGGTGTTGCACCGTGGCGCGGTGGCGGCCTGAACCTCTTCCCGGTCTCGTCGGTGGCGTTAGGCGTTGGAGGTCGTGCTCGGGAGGGTGCCGGCGTCCGGGGAAGCTACTATGAGCGGAGCGGACGCGCCGACGATGGGCTCCCGTCCCGGCGCCCGGCTCGGACCCGAGCCCCCGCGGGGGCTCGGGTCGCAAACGACGGGGTCGCTGTCGGGGGGTCGGTAAACTGACCGATCACCGGTCCACTCCGCCCAGGGAGACATACTTGGTCTCCAGGTACTCTTCGATGCCTTCCTTGCCTCCTTCGCGACCTACGCCGCTCTCCTTGAGACCGCCGAAGGGTGCCTGGGCGGTCGAGGGCATTCCGTCGTTGGCCCCGATGATGCCGTACTCCAGCTTCTCCGCCAGGCGCATCACGCGCCCCACGTCGCGCGTGTAGTAGTAGGCGGCGAGACCGTAGAGGGTGTCGTTGGCGCGCTCTATGACCTCCTCCTCGGTATCGAAGGGCATCAGCGCCGCGACCGGTCCGAAGGTCTCCTCCCTGGCGACGAGCATCGTATCGTCGGCGTCCAGCAGAACGGTCGGCGCGTAGAAGTTGCCGCCGGACCCGTTCGAGCCGCCGTTGGCGCTCCCGGCGCCTACACGCTCACCCCCGAGAGCGACGCGAGCGCCCTTCTCCCTGGCATCGGCGACGTGACGCTCGACCTTCTCCAGGGCTCTGGGTTCGATCAGCGGTCCGACCTCGACGCCTTCCTCCAGCCCGTCGCCGACCTTCATCGCCGCGAGCCTCTCGGTGAGCCGCTTCGAGAACTCCTCCATCACGCCTCTTTGGACAAAGATGCGGTTGGCGCACACGCAGGTCTGGCCCATGTTGCGCATCTTGGAGGCGACGGCGCCCTCCACCGCCTCCTCGATGTCCGCGTCCTCAAAGACAATGAACGGCGCATGACCGCCGAGCTCCAGCGAGAGGCGCTTCATGGTGTCGGCGGACTGCCGCATCAAGAGCTTGCCGACCTCGGTGGAGCCGGTAAAGGAGAGCTTCCGGACGCGTCCGTCCTCCATTATGGCCCTTGTGATGTCGGCGGCGTCGAGGCCAGAGACAACGGAGAGAACACCCGCAGGCAGGCCAGCCTCCTCGAAGATCCTCGCCAG carries:
- a CDS encoding NAD-dependent succinate-semialdehyde dehydrogenase, whose protein sequence is MTQSRIDTVDALYIGGAWQKASASGRTFGVSNPATGEVLVDLPDGGYREMKEAIDAAAAAQQEWGETTAPERASILRRAAGLMHERKEHLARVMTLEQGKPLVESRGEIVYAASFLEWFAEEARRIEGRTVPASAPGKRILVIKRPVGVSAAITPWNFPSAMITRKLGPALAAGCTMVIKPSELTPLSALELARIFEEAGLPAGVLSVVSGLDAADITRAIMEDGRVRKLSFTGSTEVGKLLMRQSADTMKRLSLELGGHAPFIVFEDADIEEAVEGAVASKMRNMGQTCVCANRIFVQRGVMEEFSKRLTERLAAMKVGDGLEEGVEVGPLIEPRALEKVERHVADAREKGARVALGGERVGAGSANGGSNGSGGNFYAPTVLLDADDTMLVAREETFGPVAALMPFDTEEEVIERANDTLYGLAAYYYTRDVGRVMRLAEKLEYGIIGANDGMPSTAQAPFGGLKESGVGREGGKEGIEEYLETKYVSLGGVDR